Proteins found in one Bremerella volcania genomic segment:
- a CDS encoding AAA family ATPase produces the protein MSLTERLAEYARACFSGIWIESHEHQDALVAIAKLCHQEDWRLATWDIEQGLKVPGAEIEATGNDPLAAIRSVNSLVTPDGTAILVLQNFHRFLQSAEIVQAIAQQIVAGKQNRTILVVLAPVVQLPVELEKLFVVIEHELPDREQLGEIARGIATEDSELPDGPELETVLDAAAGLTRMEAENAFSLSLVRHGRVTPDAVWELKTQTLKKSGSLELHRGQEDFSSLGGLSALKSFCKRALLQPSRGDERRRPRGVLLLSPPGCGKSQFCKALGKEVGRPVLILDVGSLMGSLVGQSEERTRQALHVVDAMGPAVLMIDEVEKAFAGVNGSGDSGVSSRMFGTFLSWLNDHSSDVFVVCTANDVSRLPPEFGRSERFDGIFFLDLPGREEKDAIWNIYLTLFEIDRDQRMPDDNDWTGAEIKACCRLSALLDVPLVQAAQNVVPIAMTANESVDRLRKWASGRCLSANQPGTYQSGKTSKQRRRVSRDPSNN, from the coding sequence ATGTCACTGACTGAACGGCTTGCGGAGTACGCGCGAGCGTGCTTTAGCGGCATCTGGATTGAAAGCCACGAGCATCAGGATGCTCTGGTGGCCATCGCGAAGTTGTGTCATCAGGAAGACTGGCGGCTCGCCACCTGGGACATTGAACAGGGATTGAAAGTTCCCGGCGCGGAGATCGAAGCCACCGGGAACGATCCTTTGGCAGCCATACGTTCCGTCAACTCGCTGGTCACGCCGGACGGCACGGCGATCCTGGTGCTTCAAAACTTTCACCGGTTCCTGCAATCAGCCGAAATCGTGCAGGCGATCGCCCAGCAGATTGTCGCTGGTAAGCAGAACCGGACGATTCTCGTGGTTCTGGCTCCGGTCGTGCAGTTGCCGGTCGAACTCGAAAAGTTGTTTGTCGTCATCGAGCACGAACTCCCTGACCGAGAACAGCTCGGAGAGATCGCTCGCGGGATCGCGACTGAAGATTCCGAACTACCGGACGGCCCCGAGCTGGAAACCGTTCTGGATGCAGCCGCCGGTTTGACTCGGATGGAGGCGGAGAACGCTTTCAGCCTGTCACTGGTTCGGCATGGTCGCGTGACGCCCGACGCGGTCTGGGAACTGAAAACTCAGACTTTGAAGAAATCGGGTTCACTCGAACTGCATCGCGGTCAGGAAGACTTCAGCAGCCTCGGTGGATTATCGGCATTGAAGTCGTTCTGCAAACGGGCACTGCTGCAACCGAGTCGGGGAGATGAGCGACGCCGACCGCGAGGCGTGCTGCTGCTGTCACCGCCAGGTTGCGGCAAATCGCAGTTCTGTAAAGCACTGGGAAAAGAAGTCGGCAGGCCGGTGCTGATTCTGGACGTTGGCAGTCTGATGGGTTCGCTCGTCGGGCAATCCGAGGAACGAACTCGCCAGGCATTGCACGTTGTCGATGCGATGGGTCCAGCCGTGCTAATGATCGACGAAGTTGAGAAAGCCTTCGCTGGGGTGAATGGCAGCGGTGACTCAGGCGTGTCGTCACGCATGTTCGGGACGTTCCTGAGTTGGCTCAACGATCATTCGTCCGACGTGTTTGTCGTCTGCACTGCGAATGATGTTTCCCGGCTCCCACCCGAGTTTGGACGGAGCGAACGGTTCGATGGCATCTTCTTCCTCGACCTTCCCGGTCGCGAGGAGAAGGACGCGATCTGGAACATCTATTTGACATTGTTCGAGATCGACCGCGACCAGCGGATGCCCGACGACAACGACTGGACGGGAGCGGAGATCAAAGCCTGTTGCCGCCTGTCGGCACTGCTCGATGTTCCCTTGGTTCAAGCCGCCCAGAATGTGGTGCCCATCGCCATGACGGCCAACGAAAGCGTGGACCGCCTGCGAAAGTGGGCCAGTGGTCGCTGCCTGTCGGCGAATCAGCCTGGCACTTACCAGTCCGGCAAGACATCGAAGCAACGCCGTCGCGTAAGCCGTGATCCATCCAATAACTAA
- a CDS encoding DUF2997 domain-containing protein, with protein MSKTIEITVLPNGQTKVETKGFIGSECRQASQFIEKALGQQTDEVLKAEFHQSVSRQQSVREGG; from the coding sequence ATGAGCAAGACCATTGAAATCACCGTCCTGCCCAATGGTCAGACCAAAGTGGAAACCAAGGGCTTCATCGGCTCGGAATGTCGACAGGCCAGTCAGTTCATCGAGAAAGCACTGGGGCAGCAGACAGATGAAGTCCTCAAAGCCGAGTTTCATCAATCGGTCTCGCGTCAGCAGTCGGTGCGGGAAGGAGGCTGA
- a CDS encoding recombinase family protein: MNTRKCALYGRVSTQRQAQVQEGGLDSQFSLMEKRVELENQKDGGEHWEITGRYREEGWSGKNTDRPEFQRLMRDIEDGKIDILIVQKIDRVTRSLLDFFELWAKLQKYEVEFVSVNESFDTTSAMGRAMVKIILVFAELERETTAERTYATMKHRAEQGLWHGGRQIGYEADPDRKGVLKVNPEEARLVEQIYEKCIELGSAGKVTKYLADQGIRRPTYVTKNGEPGGGGPIYKQTVIRTLTSKLYLGKIVFDDVEYEGQHDAIIERELYDRVQKILEDNREARGNSRGDYEHTFLLQGLLRCGRCGSMMSTTWCTGRNGDKHFYYQCTRKSHSAGTACDARYAPAFAVEEFVLNQVSEWGVRRDQIQKAIEQATQHHNNEAKRIGDELNAVKRRLRDTKSSLSKLIAAVAGGAEFRSMEEQIAELEAVRSNLEEQVQALETARTEALNQSLSADSISEAYCDFPFVVEKLKEAGNAYALKDLLACYIAAIDLTQDEDDPQSGHMEITLFDQELPIPGAASAKKDTRGANGVDHLDRRVSSKLPERNPLRNNTLFCE, from the coding sequence ATGAACACACGTAAATGCGCACTCTATGGTCGTGTCTCCACCCAACGTCAGGCGCAGGTTCAGGAAGGCGGTCTCGACTCTCAATTCAGCCTGATGGAAAAGCGGGTTGAGTTGGAAAACCAAAAGGACGGCGGCGAGCATTGGGAGATCACGGGCCGTTATCGAGAGGAGGGCTGGTCGGGCAAGAACACGGATCGTCCTGAGTTCCAACGCCTCATGCGTGACATTGAAGACGGCAAGATCGACATCCTCATCGTCCAAAAGATTGACCGAGTAACACGATCCCTTCTCGACTTCTTTGAGCTCTGGGCAAAGCTCCAGAAGTACGAGGTTGAGTTTGTCAGTGTCAATGAGAGTTTCGACACCACGTCAGCGATGGGACGAGCAATGGTGAAGATCATCCTCGTTTTTGCTGAGTTGGAACGAGAAACTACTGCTGAACGTACTTATGCCACGATGAAGCATCGAGCCGAACAGGGACTTTGGCACGGCGGTCGTCAAATCGGTTACGAAGCTGACCCAGATCGGAAGGGCGTGCTCAAGGTGAATCCAGAAGAAGCTCGCCTTGTCGAGCAGATTTACGAAAAGTGCATTGAGCTTGGATCAGCGGGAAAGGTGACGAAGTACCTCGCCGACCAGGGGATTCGTCGTCCGACCTACGTGACGAAGAACGGCGAGCCGGGAGGTGGCGGACCGATCTACAAGCAGACAGTCATCCGAACGCTCACAAGCAAGCTGTACCTGGGAAAGATCGTTTTCGACGACGTCGAGTACGAGGGCCAGCATGACGCCATCATCGAACGGGAATTGTACGATCGGGTCCAGAAGATTCTTGAAGACAATCGTGAGGCGCGTGGAAACAGTCGCGGTGATTACGAGCACACGTTTCTTCTTCAGGGACTTCTGCGCTGTGGTCGCTGCGGCTCGATGATGTCGACAACATGGTGTACGGGCCGAAACGGTGATAAGCATTTCTATTACCAATGCACACGAAAGTCTCACAGCGCGGGAACCGCGTGTGATGCCCGATATGCTCCGGCCTTCGCTGTCGAGGAGTTCGTGCTCAACCAAGTTTCCGAGTGGGGCGTCCGACGTGATCAGATTCAGAAGGCCATTGAACAGGCCACTCAGCACCACAACAACGAGGCCAAACGGATTGGAGACGAACTCAATGCAGTAAAACGTCGATTGCGCGACACGAAGTCCAGTCTCAGCAAATTGATTGCTGCCGTAGCCGGCGGCGCAGAGTTCCGGTCTATGGAGGAGCAGATTGCAGAGCTTGAGGCGGTTCGCAGCAACTTGGAAGAACAGGTGCAGGCGCTTGAGACCGCTCGAACGGAGGCTCTCAACCAGTCACTTTCAGCAGACTCAATCTCGGAAGCCTACTGTGATTTTCCGTTTGTTGTCGAGAAGCTGAAGGAAGCCGGCAACGCCTACGCTCTGAAGGACCTGCTCGCCTGCTACATCGCGGCGATCGACCTAACTCAGGACGAGGACGATCCTCAGAGCGGGCACATGGAAATCACCCTTTTCGACCAGGAATTGCCGATTCCGGGGGCTGCAAGCGCAAAGAAAGACACTCGTGGAGCCAATGGCGTTGACCATTTGGACCGACGAGTGTCTTCAAAGCTCCCCGAAAGGAACCCTCTTCGTAACAATACTCTCTTTTGCGAATGA
- a CDS encoding helix-turn-helix domain-containing protein: MLKDEGFVRVKEAAEILGVCPNTVRAWGAEGKLTEYRHPLNNYRLFKRKELEQILRKLERSAGKSA; this comes from the coding sequence ATGTTGAAAGACGAAGGCTTCGTTCGTGTGAAAGAAGCTGCCGAAATCCTTGGAGTGTGCCCGAATACGGTTCGCGCCTGGGGTGCGGAAGGAAAGCTGACAGAGTATCGGCATCCGCTCAACAACTACCGGCTTTTCAAGCGGAAGGAGTTAGAGCAGATACTGCGAAAGCTGGAACGCTCCGCAGGGAAATCGGCGTAG
- the mads3 gene encoding methylation-associated defense system AAA family ATPase MAD3 yields MITRIEAYRYRCFNDVGVGVDFSEYNIIAGRNGAGKTTLLDIPVLLGDMIRSRFCADAFLKPQASWITPRAHTVQELFFREESNQLTFAVEAQLPPEVVSRLTDSTDVEMQANEELWPKKLRYELRLELFSGTGEFQVRDERLFLFPEKHPTTPDFRSEGLLGDPTKVRKESSPILGHEHWLSVLHRSGGSPAIFSQEVEDKQAKTKRPILQMRVPTGQVALAVLPPDSQVYPAANWFRNLLEQKAVFFDPKWNTLRSACPPGQKKGIVTDGSTMPWLALELQNADPDRFERWVKHVRTGLRNVKAIRAVEREEDHHAYFVVTYENGYEVTSSGLSEGTLRLMALTLIPYLPVERLPDHLVIEQPEDGIHPRAIETVLDALRSIYDCQVWVSTQSPLVLAHSEVSEVVCASIESDGSASILTGSDHPRLKDWKGSVDLGTLLATGVLG; encoded by the coding sequence ATGATTACACGAATCGAAGCATATCGGTATCGCTGTTTCAACGATGTTGGCGTCGGCGTCGACTTCAGCGAGTACAATATCATCGCAGGACGCAACGGCGCGGGGAAAACTACGCTGCTGGACATTCCGGTGTTGCTGGGAGACATGATTCGCTCTCGGTTCTGCGCTGATGCGTTCCTCAAGCCGCAAGCAAGCTGGATCACTCCCCGAGCTCATACTGTTCAGGAGTTGTTTTTTCGAGAGGAATCAAATCAACTCACCTTCGCAGTTGAAGCACAGTTGCCGCCAGAAGTAGTAAGTCGACTTACAGATTCTACTGATGTTGAGATGCAGGCGAATGAAGAACTGTGGCCAAAGAAGCTACGGTATGAACTTCGATTGGAACTCTTTTCCGGCACCGGCGAGTTCCAAGTTCGAGATGAAAGATTGTTCTTATTTCCAGAAAAGCACCCGACGACACCGGACTTCAGATCAGAAGGTCTGCTTGGTGATCCAACCAAAGTTCGCAAAGAGAGTTCTCCAATACTGGGCCATGAGCATTGGCTATCAGTCTTGCATCGCAGTGGCGGCAGCCCAGCTATTTTCAGTCAAGAAGTAGAAGACAAGCAAGCCAAAACAAAACGCCCAATACTGCAAATGCGGGTTCCTACTGGTCAAGTCGCACTTGCCGTCTTGCCACCTGATAGTCAAGTCTATCCCGCAGCCAACTGGTTTCGGAACCTGCTCGAACAAAAGGCCGTATTCTTCGACCCAAAGTGGAACACGCTAAGAAGTGCTTGTCCGCCAGGTCAAAAGAAGGGCATCGTAACTGACGGAAGCACGATGCCATGGCTCGCTCTAGAGCTTCAGAACGCTGATCCTGACAGGTTTGAGCGATGGGTCAAGCATGTCCGAACAGGCTTACGAAATGTGAAAGCAATCCGAGCGGTCGAACGGGAAGAAGATCATCACGCGTACTTCGTCGTCACATACGAAAACGGCTACGAGGTCACGTCATCTGGGCTCTCGGAGGGAACACTTCGGCTAATGGCATTGACCCTGATTCCTTATCTCCCTGTTGAACGTCTGCCGGACCATTTAGTCATTGAACAGCCCGAAGATGGCATTCATCCGCGTGCGATTGAAACTGTACTCGATGCGCTTCGATCAATTTATGACTGCCAAGTGTGGGTGTCGACACAATCTCCACTCGTATTGGCGCATAGTGAAGTTTCCGAAGTCGTATGTGCG
- the mads2 gene encoding methylation-associated defense system DNA methyltransferase MAD2: MGKKKAKKVVSDSDVDTMDDEMSEDDAASIEDGKIVDYITGKPVKESAKEKVRQRIARAIFHEYGFSPDDMEPDFKVKVGSRRKGVDIAIFKTGSEHDVENLHRIVICKPEPKKGKKGGFKLRDHEQATKDLDELKDLMEAIDACQWGLWTNGMEFFFLKKEQGRFEADFKPAGDWPLADESQGTKDVHSHAKLRKADPELLRITFRRCHNFIHGNEGMSKDVAFWQFLYLIFAKMYDERQTNGDRRFWVAPDERFTEEGQAAIRKRIIPLFEATRNEYAGDKYGNIFRGNEEIQLSDRALAFMVSELAKYDFGRTDTDAKGAAYQEIVGDTLRGDRGQFFTPSNAVKLMVEMLAPEDTERVIDPACGTGGFLRATLGYLIKKYRQEEGTNADTESTTTFVNYQKRLKNFAKTYLFGADFDPSLVRASQMNVVMACNQMANIFHMNSLEFPEGNLTGVEFMKKRGKLGSMDVVMTNPPFGSDIPVTDPNILKHYELGYRWERTESGSFRKTESRQGSVAPEILFIERCLQWLKPGGRMGIVLPDGILGNPGDEYIRWWIMRHAYVLASVDLPVECFIVEANVNILTSLLFLKKKTDEEIAAEDVSGPKDYPVFMAVAEKVGYDRRGNTLYKRSPDGEEILEDVEKEEKVRLAGEWVTRKLTRKQRVLDDDMKDIAEEYRKFRAKYPIPGA, encoded by the coding sequence GTGGGAAAGAAGAAGGCCAAGAAGGTCGTTAGCGATTCCGACGTCGACACGATGGACGACGAAATGTCGGAAGACGATGCCGCGTCGATCGAGGACGGCAAGATCGTCGACTACATCACGGGGAAACCGGTCAAGGAATCGGCTAAGGAGAAGGTCCGTCAGCGGATCGCGCGTGCCATCTTCCATGAATACGGCTTTTCGCCTGATGACATGGAGCCGGACTTCAAGGTCAAGGTCGGCAGCCGACGAAAGGGAGTCGATATTGCCATCTTCAAAACCGGTAGCGAACACGATGTCGAGAATCTGCATCGGATCGTGATCTGCAAACCGGAGCCGAAGAAAGGCAAGAAGGGAGGATTCAAACTCCGTGATCACGAGCAGGCAACCAAGGATCTCGATGAGCTGAAAGACCTGATGGAAGCCATTGATGCCTGCCAGTGGGGCCTGTGGACTAACGGCATGGAGTTCTTCTTCCTGAAAAAGGAACAAGGACGCTTCGAGGCAGACTTCAAGCCTGCCGGAGACTGGCCTCTCGCAGACGAGTCGCAAGGAACCAAAGATGTCCATTCGCACGCGAAGCTGCGAAAGGCCGACCCTGAACTGCTGCGGATCACCTTTCGACGCTGCCACAACTTTATTCACGGCAACGAGGGAATGTCGAAGGACGTTGCATTCTGGCAATTCCTCTATCTGATCTTTGCCAAGATGTACGACGAGCGTCAGACCAACGGTGATCGTCGTTTCTGGGTTGCCCCGGATGAGCGATTCACGGAAGAAGGTCAGGCTGCCATTCGCAAACGAATTATTCCGCTGTTTGAAGCAACGCGAAATGAATACGCAGGCGATAAATACGGAAACATTTTTCGTGGCAATGAGGAGATTCAGCTTTCCGATCGCGCCTTGGCATTCATGGTCTCGGAACTGGCCAAGTACGACTTCGGCCGGACGGATACTGACGCCAAAGGAGCTGCGTACCAGGAAATCGTTGGCGATACCCTTCGGGGTGACCGAGGGCAGTTCTTTACGCCAAGCAACGCTGTCAAGCTGATGGTGGAGATGCTCGCTCCAGAGGATACAGAGCGAGTCATCGACCCAGCTTGTGGAACGGGCGGATTTCTGCGTGCAACGCTCGGGTATCTGATCAAAAAGTACCGGCAAGAAGAAGGGACGAATGCCGACACTGAATCGACCACGACATTCGTGAACTATCAGAAGCGACTCAAGAACTTCGCCAAGACCTATCTCTTTGGAGCTGACTTCGATCCGTCGCTGGTGAGAGCCTCACAGATGAACGTCGTGATGGCCTGCAATCAGATGGCCAACATCTTTCACATGAACTCGCTGGAGTTTCCTGAGGGAAATCTCACGGGCGTTGAGTTCATGAAAAAGCGGGGGAAGCTTGGGTCGATGGATGTCGTGATGACGAACCCACCATTCGGATCTGACATCCCAGTCACCGACCCGAATATTCTCAAGCATTACGAATTGGGTTACCGCTGGGAGCGGACGGAAAGTGGTAGCTTCCGAAAGACGGAATCACGCCAGGGAAGCGTTGCCCCCGAAATTCTGTTCATTGAACGTTGTCTTCAATGGCTGAAACCTGGCGGACGAATGGGGATCGTTCTGCCAGACGGCATCCTTGGTAATCCCGGCGATGAATACATCCGCTGGTGGATCATGCGGCATGCTTACGTGCTAGCGAGTGTCGACTTGCCGGTCGAATGCTTCATCGTTGAAGCCAACGTCAACATTCTGACCAGCTTGCTATTCCTCAAGAAAAAGACCGACGAGGAGATTGCTGCCGAGGATGTTTCTGGCCCAAAAGATTATCCCGTTTTCATGGCTGTGGCAGAAAAGGTTGGCTACGACCGACGCGGGAATACGCTCTACAAGCGATCGCCTGATGGTGAGGAGATCCTTGAAGACGTTGAGAAGGAGGAGAAAGTTCGCCTCGCCGGTGAGTGGGTGACTCGCAAGCTGACGCGCAAACAGCGAGTTCTTGATGATGACATGAAAGACATTGCCGAGGAGTATCGAAAGTTCCGTGCTAAATATCCGATACCGGGAGCTTGA
- a CDS encoding helix-turn-helix domain-containing protein has product MRQVARLEISDVTSQLSESAQRVQWLLKKVWHGSQSRMAEETGISQSAISNVVTGRQQPGRKMLERLSSSALVNSTWLVTGHGDPLISAGGEAGRRAAYIARQLFEGLPDDHGDSLGHMLEVPLPYYRPSRYWIQIDGDCPLLIYDNLRLAEGDHVLFDPDKKSWPKNLAGHPCVISESGRLTLGCVARSTTTRVWLVQSRKKPLSEFKKVDGKHERDLIFYDEEPPEGEVETEESYSLKVLVAIGVFRMGTFDHKEVSGN; this is encoded by the coding sequence ATGCGTCAAGTGGCAAGACTGGAGATTTCTGACGTGACAAGTCAACTAAGCGAGTCAGCGCAACGAGTCCAATGGTTGCTGAAGAAGGTATGGCACGGCTCGCAATCCCGCATGGCGGAAGAAACCGGCATCAGCCAGTCGGCGATCTCCAACGTCGTCACGGGTCGGCAGCAACCAGGCCGGAAGATGCTTGAGAGGCTTTCCAGCAGCGCCTTGGTCAATTCAACCTGGCTTGTGACCGGTCACGGCGATCCGCTCATTTCCGCTGGCGGAGAAGCTGGACGGCGAGCGGCCTACATTGCGCGCCAGCTATTTGAGGGCTTGCCAGATGATCATGGGGACTCGCTCGGTCACATGCTGGAGGTGCCTCTCCCGTATTACCGCCCGAGCCGTTACTGGATTCAGATCGACGGCGATTGTCCTCTGCTGATTTACGACAACTTGCGACTAGCTGAAGGTGATCACGTCCTTTTCGATCCCGACAAGAAATCGTGGCCGAAGAACCTTGCTGGGCATCCCTGTGTTATCAGCGAGAGTGGGCGTTTGACGTTGGGCTGTGTTGCTCGTTCAACGACAACGCGAGTCTGGCTCGTCCAGTCTCGAAAGAAGCCCTTGTCAGAGTTCAAAAAGGTAGATGGGAAACATGAACGTGACCTCATATTTTATGACGAGGAACCGCCAGAAGGGGAGGTCGAAACCGAGGAGAGTTACTCACTGAAAGTGCTCGTCGCGATAGGCGTCTTCCGAATGGGAACCTTTGATCACAAGGAGGTGAGCGGTAATTAG
- a CDS encoding pentapeptide repeat-containing protein: protein MPRSPKGERRALCCSLVPSGEGLESGLSFGAPPFLFGDHMTAITNLEGEILHEYDGESLSNSFLGNKYLRGAQLAEADLSGADLRDAKLMDADLSGADLTGAKLDGVDLSRANLAAAKFDGTSLANVIFTEANLQNTSFRSCELDGCQFQSADATESNFSETKLTNCNFESAKAERSCFENATMSWAGMAADGATFSNANFNSAQFHGVSLKHADLSGATFVDADILGPVVTLANLRDVDFSQVRRLENMFVTSLRSDDSKGYTWPPSEFGFDEAPGPHFDNQTYWPPDIRFPRRRFTWKVPLLLGFIPGIILAQLGSWTLPEEVGGVLFGWRLEIGLACAALAAAWEAGQMVRTNSLITSQPDIYFSGAGSKRRSFFSE, encoded by the coding sequence GTGCCGCGCTCCCCGAAAGGGGAGCGTCGGGCTTTGTGCTGTTCGTTGGTTCCCTCTGGCGAGGGTCTGGAGAGCGGCCTTAGTTTCGGCGCTCCTCCCTTTCTTTTTGGGGACCACATGACAGCAATCACAAATCTCGAAGGCGAAATCCTTCACGAATACGACGGCGAATCACTCTCAAATTCCTTCCTTGGCAACAAGTACTTGCGGGGAGCCCAACTCGCAGAAGCTGACCTGAGCGGTGCAGACCTTCGCGATGCAAAGCTCATGGACGCCGATCTCAGCGGAGCAGACCTGACTGGGGCTAAACTCGATGGCGTGGACTTGTCCAGGGCCAATCTCGCAGCAGCGAAATTCGACGGGACTTCCCTGGCAAACGTGATCTTCACGGAAGCGAACCTCCAGAACACATCATTCAGGTCATGCGAGCTGGATGGATGCCAGTTCCAGTCAGCAGACGCAACTGAATCCAACTTCAGTGAAACCAAGCTCACGAACTGCAATTTCGAGAGCGCCAAAGCTGAACGATCCTGTTTCGAGAACGCGACCATGAGTTGGGCCGGTATGGCAGCTGATGGTGCCACCTTCTCAAACGCCAATTTCAACTCAGCACAATTCCATGGTGTTTCGCTGAAGCACGCAGACCTATCGGGGGCCACGTTTGTAGATGCCGACATACTCGGGCCTGTCGTAACATTGGCCAACCTTCGAGACGTCGACTTTTCCCAAGTACGGCGTCTGGAAAACATGTTTGTCACGTCGTTGCGATCTGATGACTCGAAGGGCTACACATGGCCGCCGAGCGAATTTGGTTTTGATGAAGCCCCTGGTCCACACTTCGACAACCAAACTTACTGGCCACCCGACATCCGGTTTCCACGACGTCGTTTTACTTGGAAGGTTCCTCTGCTCCTTGGGTTCATACCGGGAATTATCCTGGCTCAGCTTGGAAGCTGGACTCTTCCTGAAGAAGTTGGCGGTGTTCTCTTCGGATGGCGTCTTGAGATCGGTCTTGCGTGTGCCGCACTGGCAGCTGCTTGGGAAGCCGGTCAAATGGTGAGAACAAATTCGTTGATTACTTCGCAGCCAGATATTTACTTCAGCGGTGCTGGCTCGAAGCGACGATCATTCTTCAGCGAGTGA
- a CDS encoding RecB family exonuclease, which translates to MIAVSQQPRAAPVVQRDYVSFSAISTYQQCPLRFYFHYIEGLEEPFVAASLALGGAVHSAAEYHFNQLMCGNSPPDHDTLLDAFWDNWKSRTETADIRFGKQEDIDSIAKTADRIIAAFRESDIAKPKGNIVGIEEELRKELIPGMPDILGRVDLIVESDEALTITDLKTARTRWSAVQAERSGEQLMLYAALAKDFAPEKPIRLEFAVITKAAKPTVDTLPVTFNQQRVGRTKSVMQRVWRSIQDGHFYPSPSPISCPSCPYRGPCDAWQG; encoded by the coding sequence ATGATCGCAGTTTCTCAACAACCACGTGCCGCGCCAGTTGTCCAGCGGGACTATGTTAGCTTCTCGGCGATCAGTACCTACCAGCAATGCCCGCTTCGGTTTTACTTCCACTATATCGAAGGTCTTGAGGAACCGTTCGTAGCAGCCAGTCTTGCTCTCGGCGGCGCAGTTCACAGCGCTGCCGAATACCACTTCAACCAGCTGATGTGCGGCAACTCACCGCCGGATCACGACACGCTGCTCGACGCATTTTGGGACAACTGGAAGTCTCGCACGGAGACAGCCGACATTCGGTTTGGCAAACAGGAGGACATCGACTCGATCGCCAAAACTGCTGATCGGATCATTGCTGCATTTCGAGAGAGCGACATAGCGAAGCCAAAAGGCAACATCGTCGGCATCGAGGAAGAACTCCGTAAAGAACTCATTCCGGGGATGCCTGACATCCTGGGACGAGTCGATTTGATCGTGGAAAGCGACGAGGCTCTGACCATCACCGACCTAAAAACCGCACGGACACGGTGGTCAGCTGTGCAAGCCGAGAGATCGGGTGAGCAGTTGATGTTGTATGCCGCGCTCGCGAAAGACTTCGCGCCCGAGAAGCCGATTCGGCTAGAGTTCGCCGTAATCACGAAAGCCGCCAAACCAACCGTTGATACGTTGCCGGTAACTTTCAACCAGCAACGCGTTGGCCGAACAAAGTCAGTGATGCAACGAGTCTGGCGGTCCATCCAGGACGGACATTTCTATCCGTCGCCCTCACCAATTTCGTGTCCCAGCTGTCCGTATCGCGGACCCTGCGATGCGTGGCAGGGATAG
- a CDS encoding helix-turn-helix domain-containing protein — protein MESMTPSPTTDWITQRELAELLGISERTASLWAKGGKLEPFKHGVKTCGRRKYSKSLVQRELNNRWDEAVARQDTAAVTTNSESDE, from the coding sequence ATGGAATCGATGACCCCAAGTCCAACGACCGACTGGATTACTCAACGTGAGCTTGCCGAACTGCTTGGGATTTCCGAGCGGACAGCTTCGCTGTGGGCGAAGGGCGGGAAGCTCGAACCTTTCAAGCACGGCGTGAAGACGTGTGGCCGAAGGAAGTACAGTAAGTCGCTCGTCCAGCGTGAACTAAATAACCGCTGGGACGAAGCTGTGGCACGGCAAGATACGGCCGCCGTCACTACGAACTCAGAGTCGGACGAATAA
- a CDS encoding DUF1257 domain-containing protein, with amino-acid sequence MSHIVSIQTEVRDPVAIRSACDRLKLPEPVFGQVKLFSSSATGWAVQLPEWRYPVVADVNTGKLAYDNYNGRWGEQKQLDRFLQGYAVEKAKIEARKKGHSIIEQPLEDGSIKLTVSVGGAA; translated from the coding sequence TTGTCGCACATTGTTTCGATTCAAACGGAAGTTCGTGATCCCGTCGCCATTCGGTCGGCGTGTGATCGACTCAAACTGCCGGAGCCAGTCTTCGGCCAAGTGAAGCTGTTCAGCAGTTCGGCGACCGGCTGGGCTGTGCAGTTGCCGGAGTGGCGGTATCCGGTTGTGGCCGACGTCAACACCGGCAAGCTCGCCTACGACAACTACAACGGTCGCTGGGGTGAGCAGAAACAGCTCGACCGATTCCTCCAGGGCTATGCCGTGGAGAAGGCGAAGATCGAGGCTCGCAAGAAGGGCCACTCGATCATCGAGCAGCCGCTGGAAGACGGCTCGATCAAGTTGACAGTGAGCGTAGGAGGTGCTGCATGA